From the Candidatus Nomurabacteria bacterium genome, one window contains:
- a CDS encoding PrgI family protein: protein MRFSVPQFIDIEDKIFGPFTFKQFVYLAGGAGICFIVYKLLPFFFAVIFIVPIAGLALALTFYKVNNKPFIAILESYIRFLMQGKLYIWKKDPKKKEINKTEDVLPAPIVPRLSESRLKDISWSLDVLDVNSKK, encoded by the coding sequence ATGCGATTTAGCGTCCCTCAATTTATTGATATCGAAGATAAAATATTTGGACCATTTACCTTCAAGCAGTTTGTGTATTTAGCTGGAGGTGCTGGTATTTGTTTCATTGTATACAAGTTGCTACCTTTTTTCTTTGCGGTTATATTTATAGTTCCAATAGCAGGTCTCGCACTGGCTTTGACTTTTTACAAAGTTAACAACAAGCCTTTTATTGCAATACTCGAGTCTTATATTAGATTTCTTATGCAGGGTAAGTTGTATATTTGGAAAAAAGATCCGAAGAAAAAAGAAATAAATAAGACAGAAGATGTACTTCCTGCTCCGATTGTTCCTAGATTATCAGAAAGTAGACTTAAGGATATATCCTGGAG
- the rsmA gene encoding ribosomal RNA small subunit methyltransferase A: protein MKHIAKKSLGQNFLNSPGAISKMVSAAGAREKDIVLEIGPGKGVLTRALLNTAGKVVAIEKDYELAAFLHEEFKKEIDEGRLEIIEGDALDFDPQKMSFYKNFEYKLIANIPYNITGAIFEKFLSAKYQPSVLVLLIQDEVAKRIVAKSSKESILSISIKAYGDPVYIQKVVRGSFFPIPGVDSAILAVNNISRNNFEDLEHETVFFSLLKIGFSHKRKKLAGNLRDYSKDIEWRTILSSIGVDSEIRAEDLDLKDWILLGKTILDINRS from the coding sequence ATGAAACACATTGCAAAAAAATCTTTAGGGCAAAATTTCTTGAACTCACCAGGGGCAATTTCTAAGATGGTAAGTGCTGCAGGTGCTAGAGAAAAAGATATTGTTTTGGAAATAGGTCCTGGTAAGGGAGTTTTAACTCGTGCTCTCTTGAATACAGCAGGCAAGGTTGTTGCTATTGAAAAAGATTATGAATTAGCCGCCTTCCTTCATGAGGAATTTAAAAAAGAGATAGATGAAGGCAGACTAGAAATCATAGAAGGTGATGCGCTAGATTTTGATCCGCAAAAAATGTCTTTTTATAAGAATTTTGAATATAAACTGATTGCCAATATTCCATATAATATAACTGGTGCAATTTTTGAAAAATTTTTGTCAGCAAAGTATCAACCATCTGTTTTAGTTCTACTTATTCAAGACGAGGTAGCAAAGAGAATAGTTGCTAAATCTAGTAAAGAAAGCATCTTGTCTATATCTATAAAAGCCTATGGAGATCCAGTTTATATACAGAAAGTTGTACGAGGCTCTTTTTTTCCGATTCCGGGAGTTGATTCAGCTATTTTGGCGGTAAATAATATTTCTCGTAATAATTTTGAAGATTTAGAGCATGAAACTGTATTTTTTAGTCTACTTAAAATAGGTTTTTCTCATAAAAGGAAGAAATTGGCAGGAAATCTAAGGGATTATTCAAAAGACATAGAGTGGAGAACTATCTTAAGCTCTATTGGGGTTGATTCAGAAATTAGAGCTGAAGATTTGGATTTAAAAGATTGGATTTTGCTCGGTAAAACTATTTTAGATATTAACAGGAGTTAG
- a CDS encoding UvrD-helicase domain-containing protein codes for MKHLDGLNEAQLEAVIATEGPLMIVAGAGAGKTKTITHRILELIHKGIDPDKILAITFTNKAASEMRERVMHAIGDMRLSTKPFISTFHALGVHILKENAREVGITRHFTILDESDAVSMIKESIREEGLDPKEHEPRKYKYVISKEKGDFFTQEEYAAKVGSAAEELYARIWARYEIKKKKENALDFDDLLLKSVLLLKKNPEIKKSYQSRWKYVHIDEYQDTNQVQYELSKLLVGEERHICVVGDTDQNIYSWRGANLKNMLRFEKDYPNAKIVFLEQNYRSTSVILEAANTVIQKNTVRVPKNLFTLKEGGEKITLKECFGEIDEAHFVAETASSYIRDGVEASDIAVLYRANFQSRVIEEAMLDIGLPYQVLGTKFFDRKEIKDMLSYIRASLNRDSLSDIRRIINTPVRGIGKTTMLKVMAGDTESLPPAMKAKIKVFYEKLEAINNFAQFNVPSEIIKFTLSESGIEDAYKAGTEEEQERLENIKELVTLATRYDSLGPQEGLDALLTSAALASDQDTLEGAGAGVKLMTVHAAKGLEFKVVFIVGLEEGLFPHERAGQYKKTEEAEEERRLFYVAITRAKEKLYLTYATTRTIYGMRQINSQSSFISDIPAHLINFEQDGQSGILKTIFLD; via the coding sequence ATGAAACATCTTGATGGTCTAAATGAAGCGCAGTTAGAAGCAGTTATTGCAACTGAGGGCCCTTTGATGATTGTCGCTGGAGCTGGTGCAGGAAAAACTAAAACTATTACTCACAGAATACTGGAGTTAATACATAAAGGCATAGATCCAGATAAAATTTTAGCTATTACGTTTACAAATAAGGCCGCAAGTGAAATGCGTGAGAGAGTAATGCATGCAATTGGCGATATGAGACTATCGACCAAGCCTTTTATATCTACTTTTCATGCTCTAGGTGTCCATATTCTAAAAGAAAACGCACGGGAAGTTGGAATAACAAGACATTTTACAATACTCGATGAGTCTGATGCTGTTTCGATGATAAAAGAATCTATTCGTGAAGAAGGTTTAGATCCAAAAGAACACGAGCCGAGAAAATATAAATATGTAATCTCAAAAGAGAAGGGAGATTTTTTTACTCAAGAAGAATATGCGGCAAAGGTGGGGAGTGCGGCAGAGGAATTATATGCACGTATATGGGCTCGATATGAAATAAAGAAGAAAAAAGAAAATGCTTTGGATTTTGATGATCTTTTATTAAAAAGCGTTTTACTGCTTAAAAAGAATCCCGAGATAAAGAAATCTTATCAATCTAGATGGAAGTATGTTCATATAGATGAATATCAGGACACAAACCAAGTCCAATACGAACTTTCAAAACTTTTAGTCGGCGAAGAAAGACATATATGTGTCGTAGGGGATACAGATCAGAATATATATTCTTGGAGAGGGGCAAATCTAAAAAATATGCTTAGATTTGAAAAAGATTATCCAAATGCAAAAATAGTTTTTCTTGAGCAGAATTATCGTTCTACCAGTGTAATACTTGAGGCTGCAAATACTGTTATACAAAAAAATACTGTCCGCGTACCTAAGAATCTCTTTACCTTAAAAGAAGGTGGAGAAAAAATAACCCTAAAAGAATGTTTTGGTGAAATAGACGAAGCGCATTTTGTTGCTGAAACTGCCTCTTCCTATATACGTGACGGTGTAGAAGCTAGTGATATCGCTGTGCTCTATAGAGCAAATTTCCAGTCTCGTGTTATAGAAGAAGCTATGTTAGATATTGGTTTGCCTTACCAAGTTTTAGGTACAAAATTCTTTGATCGAAAAGAAATCAAAGACATGCTTTCTTACATCAGGGCTTCACTAAACAGAGATTCGCTTTCTGATATAAGACGCATAATAAATACACCTGTCCGTGGTATAGGTAAAACAACTATGTTGAAAGTTATGGCAGGTGATACAGAGAGTCTTCCTCCAGCTATGAAAGCAAAGATAAAAGTTTTTTATGAAAAGCTTGAGGCAATAAATAATTTTGCGCAGTTCAATGTGCCAAGTGAAATTATAAAATTTACTCTCTCAGAATCTGGCATAGAAGATGCTTATAAGGCTGGTACAGAAGAAGAGCAAGAAAGATTGGAAAATATAAAAGAACTTGTTACACTCGCAACTCGTTATGACTCGCTTGGTCCACAAGAAGGTTTGGACGCACTCCTCACAAGTGCAGCTCTTGCGAGTGACCAAGACACACTAGAAGGAGCTGGTGCTGGTGTAAAACTTATGACAGTTCATGCGGCAAAGGGACTTGAATTTAAAGTTGTATTTATTGTTGGACTCGAAGAAGGTCTTTTTCCTCATGAGCGTGCAGGTCAATATAAAAAGACTGAAGAAGCCGAAGAGGAGCGTAGACTTTTCTATGTCGCGATTACTCGCGCAAAAGAAAAGCTCTATCTAACTTACGCTACAACTCGTACAATATACGGTATGCGTCAAATAAACAGTCAGTCTAGTTTTATTTCTGATATACCTGCACATCTAATTAACTTCGAACAAGATGGCCAGAGCGGAATACTGAAAACTATTTTTCTTGATTAA